From Oncorhynchus mykiss isolate Arlee chromosome 25, USDA_OmykA_1.1, whole genome shotgun sequence, a single genomic window includes:
- the LOC110505457 gene encoding histone-binding protein RBBP4 isoform X1 — protein sequence MADKEAAFDDAVEERVINEEYKIWKKNTPFLYDLVMTHALEWPSLTAQWLPDVTRPEGKDFSVHRLVLGTHTSDEQNHLVIASVQLPNDDAQFDASHYDSEKGEFGGFGSVSGKIEIEIKINHEGEVNRARHMPQNPCIIATKTPTSDVLVFDYTKHPSKPDPSGECTPDLRLRGHQKEGYGLSWNPNLSGCLLSASDDHTICMWDISAVPKEGKVVDAKTIFTGHTAVVEDVSWHLLHESLFGSVADDQKLMIWDTRSNNTSKPSHAVDAHTAEVNCLSFNPYSEFILASGSADKTVALWDLRNLKLKLHSFESHKDEIFQVQWSPHNETILASSGTDRRLNVWDLSKIGEEQSPEDAEDGPPELLFIHGGHTAKISDFSWNPNEPWVICSVSEDNIMEVWQMAENIYNDEDPEGAADTEVQA from the exons ATGGCTGATAAAGAAG CAGCGTTTGATGATGCTGTGGAGGAGCGGGTGATAAATGAGGAGTACAAGATATGGAAGAAGAACACGCCCTTCCTCTATGACTTGGTGATGACCCATGCCCTGGAGTGGCCCAGCCTCACAGCACAGTGGCTGCCTGATGTCACCAG aCCTGAGGGGAAGGATTTCAGTGTACACAGGCTGGTTCTTGGCACACACACATCAGATGAACAGAATCACCTGGTCATTGCCAGTGTGCAACTACCCAATGACGACGCGCAGTTTGATGCTTCTCACTATGATAGTGAGAAAGGCG AGTTTGGCGGCTTTGGCTCAGTCAGCGGTAAGATAGAGATTGAAATCAAGATAAACCATGAGGGAGAGGTTAACAGAGCCCGCCACATGCCCCAGAACCCCTGCATCATTGCCACCAAAACCCCAACCAGTGATGTGCTTGTCTTTGACTACACCAAACATCCCTCCAAACCAG ATCCATCTGGAGAGTGCACCCCAGATCTGCGTTTGAGGGGACACCAGAAGGAGGGTTACGGTCTCTCCTGGAACCCCAACCTGAGTGGTTGCCTTCTCAGTGCTTCTGATGACCAT ACAATCTGTATGTGGGACATCAGTGCAGTTCCTAAGGAGGGGAAGGTTGTGGACGCGAAGACTATCTTCACTGGACACACAGCCGTTGTGGAGGATGTTTCTTGGCATCTACTGCACGAGTCGCTCTTTGGATCTGTAGCTGACGACCAGAAACTCATGAT TTGGGACACGCGATCAAACAATACATCGAAACCTAGCCATGCTGTGGACGCCCACACTGCAGAGGTCAACTGTCTGTCCTTCAACCCTTACAGCGAGTTCATCCTGGCCTCAGGCTCAGCAGACAAG ACTGTTGCTCTTTGGGACCTGAGGAACCTGAAACTGAAGCTGCATTCATTTGAGTCTCACAAAGATGAGATCTTCCAG GTCCAGTGGTCTCCTCATAATGAAACCATCCTGGCCTCCAGTGGCACAGACAGGCGACTCAACGTGTGGGACCTCAGTAAAATCGGAGAGGAGCAGTCGCCAGAGGATGCTGAGGATGGTCCACCTGAACTGCTGTTCATTCACGGTGGTCACACAGCTAAGATCTCAGACTTCTCGTGGAACCCCAACGAGCCCTGGGTCATCTGTTCGGTGTCTGAGGACAACATCATGGAAGTTTGGCAGATG GCTGAGAACATCTACAATGACGAGGACCCAGAGGGAGCAGCAGACACTGAGGTCCAGGCATGA
- the LOC110505457 gene encoding histone-binding protein RBBP4 isoform X2: protein MADKEAFDDAVEERVINEEYKIWKKNTPFLYDLVMTHALEWPSLTAQWLPDVTRPEGKDFSVHRLVLGTHTSDEQNHLVIASVQLPNDDAQFDASHYDSEKGEFGGFGSVSGKIEIEIKINHEGEVNRARHMPQNPCIIATKTPTSDVLVFDYTKHPSKPDPSGECTPDLRLRGHQKEGYGLSWNPNLSGCLLSASDDHTICMWDISAVPKEGKVVDAKTIFTGHTAVVEDVSWHLLHESLFGSVADDQKLMIWDTRSNNTSKPSHAVDAHTAEVNCLSFNPYSEFILASGSADKTVALWDLRNLKLKLHSFESHKDEIFQVQWSPHNETILASSGTDRRLNVWDLSKIGEEQSPEDAEDGPPELLFIHGGHTAKISDFSWNPNEPWVICSVSEDNIMEVWQMAENIYNDEDPEGAADTEVQA from the exons ATGGCTGATAAAGAAG CGTTTGATGATGCTGTGGAGGAGCGGGTGATAAATGAGGAGTACAAGATATGGAAGAAGAACACGCCCTTCCTCTATGACTTGGTGATGACCCATGCCCTGGAGTGGCCCAGCCTCACAGCACAGTGGCTGCCTGATGTCACCAG aCCTGAGGGGAAGGATTTCAGTGTACACAGGCTGGTTCTTGGCACACACACATCAGATGAACAGAATCACCTGGTCATTGCCAGTGTGCAACTACCCAATGACGACGCGCAGTTTGATGCTTCTCACTATGATAGTGAGAAAGGCG AGTTTGGCGGCTTTGGCTCAGTCAGCGGTAAGATAGAGATTGAAATCAAGATAAACCATGAGGGAGAGGTTAACAGAGCCCGCCACATGCCCCAGAACCCCTGCATCATTGCCACCAAAACCCCAACCAGTGATGTGCTTGTCTTTGACTACACCAAACATCCCTCCAAACCAG ATCCATCTGGAGAGTGCACCCCAGATCTGCGTTTGAGGGGACACCAGAAGGAGGGTTACGGTCTCTCCTGGAACCCCAACCTGAGTGGTTGCCTTCTCAGTGCTTCTGATGACCAT ACAATCTGTATGTGGGACATCAGTGCAGTTCCTAAGGAGGGGAAGGTTGTGGACGCGAAGACTATCTTCACTGGACACACAGCCGTTGTGGAGGATGTTTCTTGGCATCTACTGCACGAGTCGCTCTTTGGATCTGTAGCTGACGACCAGAAACTCATGAT TTGGGACACGCGATCAAACAATACATCGAAACCTAGCCATGCTGTGGACGCCCACACTGCAGAGGTCAACTGTCTGTCCTTCAACCCTTACAGCGAGTTCATCCTGGCCTCAGGCTCAGCAGACAAG ACTGTTGCTCTTTGGGACCTGAGGAACCTGAAACTGAAGCTGCATTCATTTGAGTCTCACAAAGATGAGATCTTCCAG GTCCAGTGGTCTCCTCATAATGAAACCATCCTGGCCTCCAGTGGCACAGACAGGCGACTCAACGTGTGGGACCTCAGTAAAATCGGAGAGGAGCAGTCGCCAGAGGATGCTGAGGATGGTCCACCTGAACTGCTGTTCATTCACGGTGGTCACACAGCTAAGATCTCAGACTTCTCGTGGAACCCCAACGAGCCCTGGGTCATCTGTTCGGTGTCTGAGGACAACATCATGGAAGTTTGGCAGATG GCTGAGAACATCTACAATGACGAGGACCCAGAGGGAGCAGCAGACACTGAGGTCCAGGCATGA